In one window of Cynocephalus volans isolate mCynVol1 chromosome 6, mCynVol1.pri, whole genome shotgun sequence DNA:
- the LOC134381130 gene encoding NUT family member 2G-like produces the protein PPALVMSALPPGGPLVRSAFPRMPQGTGAAGHGPSGAGAFNIIVPVRTQGAPAEPSHTQTTVLAQAPLNWSAPGALCGGAQCPAPLLLAAPAVGTVMPAASIGGTWAGEGYWFPGQPLPAPLPAAQLGPTVVPGNDGPRPHGAGGEGGKAPSQAKAAPEDSCNPRSVYDNFRRWQRFKSLARGHLPQSPDAEALSCFLIPVLRSLARLKPTMSLEDGVRRAMQEWQGTSNYDRMNYYDMAAKFMEFEAEEEMQLRVLQCVKGPQGLPPPAPPKLAPPGQQLTQAKAPKEIPPEAVQEYVDIMEALLGPHANWEDEDIEEQQEQDGTDPDPGLLSYINKLCSQEDFITKVEAIVHPRFLAALLSPDPNLDPLALTEVLEQEGRLTLAQLVEKRLAAPNDAGAFTYYDVVSSDSGGS, from the exons ccacctgccctagtgatgtcagcgttgcctcctggtggccccctggtgcggtctgctttccccaggatgcctcaggggaccggagccgctggccatggcccgagtggggccggggctttcaacatcattgtcccagtcaggacgcaaggggctccagcagagccctctcacactcagaccactgtcctggctcaggcccccctcaactggagtgctccaggggccctctgcgggggtgctcagtgtcctgctcccctgctgttggcagctcccgctgtagggaccgtgatgcctgctgcatccatcgggggcacgtgggctggagaggggtactggttcccaggccagccccttccagctccccttccagcagcccagctgggtccgaccgtggtcccagggaatgacgggccacgtccacatggggctggtggggagggcggcaaggccccctcccaggccaaggccgcgccagaggactcctgtaaccccaggagtgtttacgacaacttccgacgctggcagcgcttcaagtccctggcccgcgggcacctgccccagagtcctgatgctgaagctctgtcctgcttcctcat cccagtgcttcggtccctggcccggctgaagcccaccatgagcctggaggacggagtgcggcgggccatgcaggaatggcagggcacgagcaaTTATGACCGCATGAACTATTacgacatggcagcaaa gttcatggaatttgaagctgaggaggagatgcagctccgggtgctgcagtgtgtgaaggggccccagggcctgcctcctccagccccaccaaagcttgctcctccaggg cagcagctgacccaggccaaggcacccaaggagatcccaccagaagctgtccaggagtatgtggatatcatggaggcactgctggggcctcatgcaaattgggaggatgaagatatcgaggagcagcaggagcaggacgggactgacccggacccaggtctcctgagctacattaacaagctgtgctcccaggaagacttcatcaccaag gtggaggccatcgtccacccccgattcctggcagctttgctttccccagacccaaacttggatcccttggctctgactgaggtgctggagcaggaaggacgactcaccctagcacag ctggtggaaaagcgcctcgCGGCCCCGAATGACGCaggag cctttacttactatgaCGTGGTCTCAagtgactccgggggttcataa